The window aggccttgagactcctcccaggccaACACCCCTCCTCGgccaggaaaggtgccaggtaactggagccagaaatgggatctttcccagaagctgtgttgcttctccaggctgccctctccctggcagtgcaccggagcaaagatggctctccttccggctcaggccttgagactcctcccacaAGATTCTTTTCGTAAGATAAAAAGGTTAAAAGAAAATAGTGAGTCTAAATGGTGACTTGAGGACACTGAAACGTATTGAATAAATGGATGTTAACATGGACTTTAACAATAAAGAAggtttatattattataaatttatttcttacagtTGTGTGCCTTGGTCTTCAAGTGGGACTCCTAAGAGCAGAAGTAGAGGCTGTCtttgcctttgggaccctttcctcctactgggtggCCTCCTCTAACATCAACAGGAAAGGATGCATACattcttactgcaacttgatattccTGGGCTGGTTGATATCCAGGGGGATCTTCCCCTCttctgaagagaaatagaaagagaggaagggaagggaggaaggacatCAGAAGAGGAGTGAGGGGAAACTGTGGtaaggatgtaaagtaaataaattaattaatcattaaaaagtaaatatttctcaTGGAGATGAGTTCAGTTCAtgaaaaagacagaaggaaagttTGTGTAGGCAGATTAAAATGATTTAAGTGAAATACAAATAGTTGAACTCACTGAAATCTTTTGATAAAAGCAATAACAGACAAAACAGATTTATATGATCATTACAGATTTGGTGTTGATTAAACCCTGAAGtcaattattattcatttttatttgttttttagtttgaaaAACTAGAAGTATGTAGATTAAGTTCCCACACATTTTAAGGCACACACTGAAGAAAGTGTGCACAAATGGAGAAGATATTTGATTTAATATAGAATGTTCCAGTCAGGTTAGATGTAACACAGTTGTTCGTGTTTTTATATGTCCCATAGTCATGCctccaggccagtctgagggAGGTAATTCTTCAAATGAGCTTTTCTCATCCAAAAGGACTGTCTAGTTTGTATcttgttgattaaaaaaaaaggatgcagggaaggaaagaaggaagggagggagcgagggagggagggagggagggagggaacgagGGAGGGAGNNNNNNNNNNNNNNNNNNNNNNNNNNNNNNNNNNNNNNNNNNNNNNNNNNNNNNNNNNNNNNNNNNNNNNNNNNNNNNNNNNNNNNNNNNNNNNNNNNNNNNNNNNNNNNNNNNNNNNNNNNNNNNNNNNNNNNNNNNNNNNNNNNNNNNNNNNNNNNNNNNNNNNNNNNNNNNNNNNNNNNNNNNNNNNNNNNNNNNNNNNNNNNNNNNNNNNNNNNNNNNNNNNNNNNNNNNNNNNNNNNNNNNNNNNNNNNNNNNNNNNNNNNNNNNNNNNNNNNNNNNNNNNNNNNNNNNNNNNNNNNNNNNNNNNNNNNNNNNNNNNNNNNNNNNNNNNNNNNNNNNNNNNNNNNNNNNNNNNNNNNNNNNNNNNNNNNNNNNNNNNNNNNNNNNNNNNNNNNNNNNNNNgagggagagaggaaggaagggaggaagaaaaggagagagggaaggaggaaggaaaacagaagttgagcagggaggaggaaggaagaaggaaagaaaaagaaagaaagagagaaagacagaaaacaagacagaTAGACTTGAGGATTACTCAATAAGAAGGTAACTAAGGTTACAGCAcaggtaaaatatatatatatattgctaagCAAAAAGGCATCTTCAGTCTCTTGCAACTtactctcccttccttctttcagtAACTTTTTTAAATCATCAGCATGGGTCAGCTCTTCTCTGACACATCTAAGAATGAAGACAATGGAGATTTGGTGTCCAGCTtcaatgcatattttaaaaacattaacacagaaaacaaaatcatttctcaGGAATTCATGGTTTTAATAGAGTTATGCGTGAACATAGGAAACATTCACTGTGCAAACACTTTAATCAGAGAAGCATTAAAAATTATTGATAATGCCCCAATAAATATTGCTGTGACAGGAGAGTCTGGAGCAGGGAAATCCAGCTTCATCAATGCCCTGATAGGGATTGGACCTGAAGAGGAAGGGGCAGCTGAAGTTGGGGTAATAGAGACAACTATAAAGAGAACTTCTTACAAACATCCCAAAATTGAAACGTTGATCTTATGGGACTTGCCTGGtattggaactcagaaattcccacCAAAAACTTATCTGGAGGAAGTGAAATTCAAAGAATATGATTTCTTCATTATTGTTTCTGCCACACGTTTTACAAAACTTGAACTAGACCTCGCCAGAGCAATCAGAATTATGAAAAAGAATTACTACTTTGTGAGAACCAAGGTGGACATGGatgtagaaaatgaaaggaaatccAAATCACGTACTTTTGACAGAGAAAAGACCCTGAAGCAGATCCAAAGCTATTCTGTGAAAACCTTTAATGAAAATAACATGACTGTACCACCAATTTTCTTGATCTCTAACTATGATTTATCTGGCTATGATTTTCCAGTCCTGATGGACACCCTGATTAAGGATCTCCATGTTCATAAGCGCCACAATTTTATGCTTTCCCTGCCTAACTTTACAGAGGCAGTCATTGACAGAAAGCACAAGGCTATACAGCAGTTTATCTGGTTAGAAGCCTTCATATTTAGAGTTTTGGCAACTTTTTCTGTAGTGAGCATCGTCAGGGATAATGATGtggagaagctgaagaagaaTTTAAACCACTATCGAAAACTCTTTGGGGTGGATGATGAATCCCTGGAGTTAATGGCTAAGGATTTCCAAGTGCCTGTTGaacaagtaaaagaaataatgaagtcTCCTCATTTGTTGAAGACTAACAGAGAAGAAACACTCGAAGAAAAACTTTTGAAATACTCAGAGAAAGTTGCATCAGCTAATGATGAGCTCCTTCCTACAGGTCTTTACTTCTGTGGAAACTTTTATTTACAATTTCATTTCCTTGACACAGTGACTGAAGATGCCAAAGTTCTCCTTCGATGGACATATTCAAAAAAACTAGTTCAAACTCAACTTATCCATAACTTTGGACCCTGATAACTTCAAGTGGTCAATACCACAAATTCACTAGGAaagtttcccaccatgatgaaagTGGAATAAACACCTGAACTgtgaaccagccccaattaaatattttattttataagagttgccttggttatggtgtctctgcACAGAAACCCAAATATAGAAATTGTTACCAGGGTCATGGGTGTGGTTGTGATAGGCCTGACACTGGTTTCATTTGGAGGAATTTGGACTTTGGGACTTTGTGTTAGGAAAGCAGTAGAAGGCTCTAAGAGCTATTTAATGGGCCATAATTAGTAAGAGCATGGAAGACAGTGTTGCTGGAGGTGATTTAATATTTGAGTCCTCTATTAAGAGCTTTCAGAAGAGAAGCACTTTAGTATGTTGCCTAAACATCATCCTTGtgttattttggtgaagaatgtgactgcttttttTCCCTTGTCCAAAGACTCAGTCTAAGGCTGAAGTGAaaagatttagattaattgcattgtCAAAGGAAACCTCAAAACAGCCTTATCTAGACACTGTCCTGTGGTTAATTCTTTTTGAAGGTGATTTTGATGAAACCGtgcaaacttagaaaggaaaaaaaaagtatggttcAAGGaataaagggacaccaggaaatggaaaggagctaaattctgtgttcaaggagataaacagattaaagatattaaatagaattaagggagtggtaaAATCagagcaagatcccacccagataAGCTTCCATTgtataaaaaggaattaaagaaaagcttaggtccagcttttaatcccagcactcaggtgacagGGGCATGCTGACCtcagagtttaaggtcagtcagtctacagaacaagttccaggatagccaagtgGCAGGTGCCATGAAGGAAGAACTGCTGTGGACAAGTGAGCTTCCTGGAGACAGCCCACTGTTTTGTCCAGCTATTATGAGTGTAAACTGGAAAGGCACAGTCCTAGGGGCTTGATTTCAGGATTGCTGCTTGCTACTGATGTGTCTTCTCATGTCTGTCATTCCTCATCTGTCTCTAACATGGTGGGATAGGGGATGGGTGAACCTCACTCCCTATAACCTGGTGTGATTCCTTCCTGGGTGAGAGTCCACTTGACTGGGCAATTTTCCTGCAGATCAGCATGAAGATGAACATTTGTGAGGTCATATTGTTAAGATTAAGTAATGATTTTACAGAATTCCTGGTTTGATTTAAATAGTTTAAGGAAGGGTGAGTATATAATGGAGAGTATTAGGGGATGATTtaagttgttttgccagaaatatatgaaaaaataagaaataaagaatagaaCATGACCTCTCCTAGTAGAACTGTAAACAAAGGCTACATAGGTGAGGAAAGGGGCACAGGGAGCTTTCATGGCTTACAAGTGAGTGATTGTACGAGAGAGAAAAACAGGCTTGGGACACGTTAATGATTGAAGAAAACACTTCATTCTAGGTTGGGTCTGGGTCCTGAATCTTGTGATCTAGGGATGTGGCTACAGGCACAGGTTTCAGTGAGCATCATGAAAAGACAGGGTTatgaataaagagtaaataattctATCATGAGTATAAGAATAAAGAACGGGATGGTTAACCAGTTTTGCCAAATGTGACTTCAAAAATAAGATCAAAGAAAGATGATGATCTGTTTCTCAGTAAATACAAATTGTTGTCAGCTAAGCATAGAAAAAACTAGCTGCTATGAACTGAGTTGCTTAACTTTGTTTATTAATGTCAAATATTGCTTTGGGGTTATATTGAACCTGTGGAGAGAAAGATAGGAAATGTTCAGTTAGGTAtgagtttcaaagaaaaatatataatcaataatcctgttgtaatttccttttgtgtgATGATTTTATTGGTTTTTGAAGAATATGTTGTGGTAGTGAttgattttaaagaatatttaatttagAGCTATGTGGTAATCTTTCTTACATAAATTTGttaaggctggagagacggctcagcagttaagagcactgactgctcttctggaggtcctgagttcaaatcccagaaaccacatgtaatgagatctgatgccttcttctggtgtgtctaaagacagcttcaatgtactcatataaataaagctaaaaataaaagcaataaaaaaaagaaatttgtgttAGATGGTAtaaaatgactaagaaaaaaaataaagttattgaaGTCAACTGATTGGTGTTTGCTCCACCCAccaatatgtatatgtgtatatatgtacatgtgtgaagtTTGTTAGAGCCTGCTCATTGGAACTTTGCTTCATCCATCCATaaaacacatgtatgtgtatatatgtaaagttgGTTGGAGCTTTGCTCCATCTACccaatgtgcacatatgtatgtatgtatgtatgt is drawn from Mus pahari unplaced genomic scaffold, PAHARI_EIJ_v1.1 scaffold_11342_1, whole genome shotgun sequence and contains these coding sequences:
- the LOC110315606 gene encoding LOW QUALITY PROTEIN: interferon-inducible GTPase 1-like (The sequence of the model RefSeq protein was modified relative to this genomic sequence to represent the inferred CDS: deleted 2 bases in 1 codon), with protein sequence MGQLFSDTSKNEDNGDLVSSFNAYFKNINTENKIISQEFMVLIELCVNIGNIHCANTLIREALKIIDNAPINIAVTGESGAGKSSFINALIGIGPEEEGAAEVGVIETTIKRTSYKHPKIETLILWDLPGIGTQKFPPKTYLEEVKFKEYDFFIIVSATRFTKLELDLARAIRIMKKNYYFVRTKVDMDVENERKSKSRTFDREKTLKQIQSYSVKTFNENNMTVPPIFLISNYDLSGYDFPVLMDTLIKDLHVHKRHNFMLSLPNFTEAVIDRKHKAIQQFIWLEAFIFRVLATFSVVSIVRDNDVEKLKKNLNHYRKLFGVDDESLELMAKDFQVPVEQVKEIMKSPHLLKTNREETLEEKLLKYSEKVASANDELLPTGLYFCGNFYLQFHFLDTVTEDAKVLLRWTYSKTSSNSTYP